A stretch of Eschrichtius robustus isolate mEscRob2 chromosome 6, mEscRob2.pri, whole genome shotgun sequence DNA encodes these proteins:
- the DNAJC28 gene encoding dnaJ homolog subfamily C member 28 has product MNTVYVMMAQILRSHLINASVIPNQMKMGPYLGVIRTRMMSTHKSKKKMREYYRLLNLDEGCSADDIRESFRKLAKQYHPDSGSSTADSATFIRIEEAYRKVLSHVIEQTNARQSKVEETEEEEKKIRYNTPQHRHYLSFEGIGFGTPSQREKQYRQFRADHATEQVMEYQKQKLQSQYFTDGVTVKDVRHSKEQKITQAIERLVEDLIQESMAKGDFDNLSGKGKPLKKFSGCSYIDPMTHNLNRILIDNGYQPEWILMQKEIKDTIDQLREAILVSRKKLGNPMTPTEQKQWNQVCEQFQENIKKLNKRINDFNLIVPLLTRQKVHFDAQKEIARAQEIYETFIKTQEVTDKNPNNFDQGEGEKTPGVKTGFFNWMNVWQFIKI; this is encoded by the coding sequence ATGAACACAGTGTATGTGATGATGGCTCAAATCTTAAGATCTCACCTGATAAATGCTTCAGTGATTCCTAACCAAATGAAAATGGGTCCATATCTTGGTGTCATTAGAACTAGAATGATGTCAACTCataaatccaaaaagaagatgagAGAATATTATAGGCTGCTGAATCTGGATGAAGGATGCTCTGCAGACGATATCAGGGAATCTTTTCGTAAGCTTGCCAAGCAATACCATCCAGACAGTGGCTCTAGTACTGCTGATTCTGCAACGTTTATAAGGATCGAAGAAGCTTATAGGAAGGTGCTTTCCCACGTGATAGAACAAACAAATGCCAGACAGAGTAAAGttgaagaaacagaagaagaagaaaaaaaaatcagatataaCACACCGCAACACCGGCATTATTTAAGTTTTGAGGGTATTGGTTTTGGGACTCCAAGTCAACGAGAGAAGCAGTATAGGCAATTTAGAGCAGACCATGCAACTGAGCAAGTGATGGAATACCAAAAGCAGAAACTGCAAAGCCAGTATTTCACCGATGGTGTAACTGTTAAAGATGTAAGACACAGTAAGGAACAAAAGATAACTCAAGCAATAGAACGTTTGGTGGAGGATCTCATTCAGGAATCAATGGCAAAAGGAGACTTTGACAATCTCAGTGGGAAAGGAAAACCTCTAAAAAAATTTTCTGGCTGTTCATATATTGATCCCATGACTCACAACCTGAACAGAATATTGATAGATAATGGATACCAACCAGAATGGATCCTAatgcaaaaggaaataaaggataCTATTGATCAACTCAGAGAGGCAATTTTAGTGTCAAGGAAAAAACTTGGGAATCCAATGACACCAACTGAACAGAAACAGTGGAACCAAGTTTGTGAGCAGTTTCAAGAAAACATCAAAAAACTAAACAAGCGAATTAATGACTTTAATTTAATTGTTCCCCTTCTGACCAGGCAAAAAGTCCATTTTGATGCGCAGAAAGAAATTGCCAGAGCCCAGGAAATATATGAGACCTTTATAAAAACACAAGAAGTCACAGATAAAAACCCAAATAACTTTGatcagggagaaggagagaaaacacCTGGAGTCAAGACAGGTTTCTTTAACTGGATGAATGTGTggcaatttattaaaatatga